The genomic segment CGCCGCACCCGCTGGAGTTCCCGGGTGGTGACCACCAGCCGGATTATCTCGACTTCGCGTATTTCGCGTTCATCATCGGCATGACCGCGCAAACGGCCGACGTCAATATCAGGGGCCGCAGTATCCGGCGCGCCGCCCTGCTGCACGGCATCGTCGCGTTCGCCTTCAACACGGCGGTCGTGGCGCTCAGCATTGGCGTGCTCACCACGCTGCTGTAGCGTCCGCGTCAACCTCCGCCTCACAGCCAATCACTCACCATGGACCAGGCACCGAACTCCGCCGACGCGCATCCGCCGCGTGAGATCGCCCAAATGGTCGAGCGACTGGGTGTGGCGAAGGCCCGAACTGATTCCATCACGCTCCTTGTGCTGGCCATGCTCGCCGGTGCGTTCATCTCGCTCGGCTCGCTCCTGTTCACGGTGGTGGGCGGATTCCACGCCTTTGGCGCCGCGGCTGCGGCTGGTCTTCTCCGCAGGCCTGTGGTTGTGTCGCGGAGCTGTTCACCGGCAATAACCTCCTGGCAATGGCCTGGGCCAGTCGATTGATCGGATCCCGCGATGTGCGCATTGGCTGCTCCCCTCGGCAACGTGATTGGCTGTCTCGGAACTGTGCTATTCGTGGCGTGGGCCCAACTGCCAGGGGGGGCGTGGGGCGTACGGCCCGGCGCCAGGCCAGCCTGGGGCGGGCGGGGGTGGCTGGGCGGGCGCAGCGTTTCCGACAAGATCCTGGCGATCGTTTTTCCGATTACCGCGTTCGTCACGATGGCATTCGAGCACTCCATCGCCAATTGGTTCTTCCTCCCGTACGGGATCCTGCTTGATCAAGCGGGCGCGGTCTCCGTTGCCGGTGCCGCGCAAAACCTCGCAGCGGTCAGTGCCGGCAACCTAATTGGCGGAACGTTGCTGGTTGCGGGTGTGTATTGGGTCGCCTATCTGCGCGGTAGCAGTCGGCCTCAGGATCAGAAGCCCGACAGTTTGGTAATGCGGCCACCCATACCTACCGCCCATCCGGCGTTGGGCGAGGCGAAACCCACCGACCAATAGTTGACGCTGTCGATGGCGCTCCACGTTATGCCTTCGTCGCGGGTGACCATCGCTCCGGACGGACCGACCGCGACAACCGTCGGCCTTTTGGCCTTGGGGACATACACCCCACCCCACACGCCACGTGCAAGCGGTGGACTGGTCCGTGCGGTCCACCGCGTGCCACCCTTATCGGTCACGGCGATCAGCACGTCGCCCGATGCCGCGCTGTTTCCGCCGCCAAGCACCATGCCGTGTCGCGCATCGCGGAACGTCACCGACTGCGGGCCCGATCCCGCGCGCGTCGTGAGCGGCAGGGTGTCCACCGCCCAGCTACGTCCGTAGTCGGACGTATGCAGGAGGCGTCCGTGTTCGGCGGTGCTGGCGACGATCCACGCGTGCCCACCCTTGCCCGTCACGAGGCAGGTGCCGCTCGCGGCGAAACTGCCTTCCTGTGGTTGCGCCGGTGGCAGCGACGCCGCTGGCACGCGCGTCCAATGCGCGCCACCGTCCTCGGTGCGCAGCATGGAGATGTTGCCGTCCACCGCATCGCCGATAACGAGTCCCCGCTTGGCATCCCAGAAATCCATGCAGTCGAAGAAGCCCTTCGGGTCGTCGTTCACGAATTGCGATTGCCAGTTGGTGCCGCCATCGGTGGTTTTGTAGATGCGCGACTGCGGCCCGTCGCCAATGCTCAGGAGATACGCGGTGTTGGCGTTGACCGCATAGACATCGCGGAATTGCAGTGAATCCGCGCCGGGGACGCGCCCGGTCGTCCACGTGGTGCCACCGTCAACGGTTCGCACCCAGGTACCGCGGGACCCGCTCACCCATACCACCTTCTCATTGACCGGACTGACAGCGATGAGCAGTGACGAGGTACCACTCGCCTGTTCCGTTCGCCCCACGGACGGCGGCGACTGGGCGGATGCAGCGGCGGTTACGAACCAGAGCAGCGGCAGGGTGTGTGCGAGGCGCGTCATGGCAGGGCGGGAATGGTCGGAATTTCACCTGGTCGTGGCGATAACATAGTTCGGTTCCGGCCCGCATGTTACACTGATCGACGGACGTTGGCTTTCGCACCTGACATCCCGCAATCATGAGACATCTGCTTTGCTCCGCGACACGCCGGCGCGCCATTTTCGCCGTCCTGACAACTTGGACACTGATTGCCGGACCATCCGTCAGCGCGCAAGCGATTGATCTGGCGCGCTATTCCATGGTCGACCTCACGCATGAACTGGCCTCCAACGCGACGGCGTGGCCGGGATCCCGCGACGCGTTCAAGTTGGACACGATCCGGGCTACCGAAAGTGGCGCGATGTTCCGGCTCACACTGAACGAGCACTTCGCCACGCATCTGGACGCGCCGCGACATGCCTCGGGTACCGGGTGGACCAACGAACGTATTCCACTGGACCGGCTGATCGCGCCGCTGGTGATCATCGATGTGCGCGCGCAAGCCGCGCGTGATCGCGACTATGCGCTGCTGCCCGCGGATGTCGTGGCCCACGAGCGCGCGTTTGGCCGCATTCCGCGCGGTGCGATTGTGGTGCTGCGCACCGGATGGGCGCGCTATTGGGACAATGCGCAAATGTACTTTGGCACCGACACCACCGTGAAGCCGAACGTGCTGCACTTTCCAAGCTTTGGCGTGGAGGCGGCACAACTGCTGGTGGCGCGCGGAGTCGCGATGCTGGGCGTGGATTCGCCATCCACCGACATCGGCAAGGCGCCGACGTTTGCCGTGCACGGCATTCTGGGCGCGGCCAACGTGCCCGCATTGGAGAACCTCGCCAACTGCAACGCGCTGCCGCCCACGGGAGCGGTGTTGCTGGCGCTTCCCATCCTCACCCGTGGTGGTTCGGGCGGACCGGTGCGGGTGGTGGCGCTGGTGCCGCGAAAGTGAAGTGAGTACGACTCCCTGTGGGCGATCTTCGACAGCCGCCATTCACCTGCCAGATCATACGATGAAGCGTCACCCGTGGTACCGCGCGGCCAACGTCGGGACATTCGTGCTACTCTGTCTGCTCACCACGGGCAGCCGCTCGGCCGCGACTGCGCCGGCCGAGCACCCGAATGTCCTGCTCATCGTCATCGACGACATGGGTTGGAAGGACACGGGCGTGTACGGCAGCGACTTCTACGAAACGCCGAACATCGACCGCCTGGCGTCGCAGGGCGCGCGCTTCGCGCAATTCTATACAGCAGGGAGTGTGTGCTCGCCCACTCGCGCCAGTATCATGACGGGGAAGTCGCCCGCCCGGGTGCACATCACCGATTGGATTGGCGGCGACGACAGGGGCAAACTGCTGCCAGCCGCGTATGAGCGTGAACTGCCGTTATCCGAGTTCAGCATTGGTGAAGCGTTTCAAGCCGGCGGATACGACACGGGCTACATCGGCAAATGGCACCTGGGCCAGCTGGAGGCGTCGGGCCCGGCGCATCAGGGCTTTGCGTTCACCCGCGCGGTGAACCATGCGGGGCAGCCGGGCTCGCACTTCGCGCCGTACAAAAGCGCCAGCAGGACGGACACGGACGTCCCGGATTTAGAGGGCGATGCGCCGCGCACGTACCTGACCGATCGTCTCACAACGGAGGCGGTGCAGTTCATCCGGACCTCGCGCACCAAGCCGTTCTTTCTGGTGTTGTCGCACTACGCAGTGCACACGCCGCTCGAAGCAAAAACGGAACTGGCGGCCAAGTACGCGGCGAAGCGCGACGCGCGTGGGTCATCTGCGCTTCCGGCATTGCAGGCCGAAGGCCCGACCAGCATGACGAAAATGCAGCAGGATCACGCTACCTACGCGGCCATGGTGGAGAGTGTGGACGCCAGCGTTGGTGTGCTGATGCACGCGCTCGACTCGCTGGACATGGCGAAGAACACCATTGTCGTGTTCATGTCGGATAACGGCGGACTGAGCACGTTGCTGGGATCGGCGAGCCGCATCCCGACGTCCAATGCGCCGCTGCGGGCGGGGAAGGGCTGGCTGTATGAAGGCGGTATTCGCGCCCCGTTCCTGGTGCGGTGGCCCGGTGGGGTGCCCGCGAAGCGCGTCATCAATACGCCGACCATTTCAACCGATGTGTACCCCACGCTGCTGGAGTTGGCGGGTCTCCCGGCGCTTCGCACGC from the Gemmatimonadaceae bacterium genome contains:
- a CDS encoding sulfatase, with the protein product MKRHPWYRAANVGTFVLLCLLTTGSRSAATAPAEHPNVLLIVIDDMGWKDTGVYGSDFYETPNIDRLASQGARFAQFYTAGSVCSPTRASIMTGKSPARVHITDWIGGDDRGKLLPAAYERELPLSEFSIGEAFQAGGYDTGYIGKWHLGQLEASGPAHQGFAFTRAVNHAGQPGSHFAPYKSASRTDTDVPDLEGDAPRTYLTDRLTTEAVQFIRTSRTKPFFLVLSHYAVHTPLEAKTELAAKYAAKRDARGSSALPALQAEGPTSMTKMQQDHATYAAMVESVDASVGVLMHALDSLDMAKNTIVVFMSDNGGLSTLLGSASRIPTSNAPLRAGKGWLYEGGIRAPFLVRWPGGVPAKRVINTPTISTDVYPTLLELAGLPALRTQTLDGVSVAPLLTGKGSVSSRSLFWHFPHYHDSGSTPSGAIRSGSLKLIEWFESGEVELYDLARDPGEHHDVSKERPRDAATLRAQLATWRIRVDANMPQRALR
- a CDS encoding cyclase family protein, translating into MRHLLCSATRRRAIFAVLTTWTLIAGPSVSAQAIDLARYSMVDLTHELASNATAWPGSRDAFKLDTIRATESGAMFRLTLNEHFATHLDAPRHASGTGWTNERIPLDRLIAPLVIIDVRAQAARDRDYALLPADVVAHERAFGRIPRGAIVVLRTGWARYWDNAQMYFGTDTTVKPNVLHFPSFGVEAAQLLVARGVAMLGVDSPSTDIGKAPTFAVHGILGAANVPALENLANCNALPPTGAVLLALPILTRGGSGGPVRVVALVPRK